tatttattttacccgGTGtcaattgttttttgttttttgttttttttccgcAGGTTCTGTGTCCAAGTCCATCTTGTGTTCATTCCAAAGGCAGCGGCAGGAAGGACTGTCTAATTGGCCCCCTCCAAGGACATGACCTCCTCAAATTAATTTGCATTTGAGTAAAACCGATTAGTCATTTCACTGGGTGATTTTTCTCAATCTTAGCCAACCTGTTACCAGCCAAGGACACGCAGGGCCACAACCTGCTCTGCCAGTCATCCAGTCATCCAGTCACtctgcacagctgcagtcaCAAAGCAGAGAGCACATCCATCACTGTGTAGTTTTGGTCTGCAACACTCCGGGGCGCTGTTAACAccttccttcattcattcattcattcattcattcacatcctCCAGGGAATATTCAAGGAGAAACttccaacataaaaaaaaaaaaagaggcagtcATTCTGGAGAGacatgacagaaacacaattaaCAAACTTCTAATTTATTCTCCTATTGgatatgaaaaaagaaaattgtaaatagagaaagagaggataACAGGAGTGTCACAGTAGCTACTGCACAACAATAGGATGACGGTTATCTTTACATGAAGTCCACTATTATTACACTCAGCTGAGTCAAGCCAGGATCGGTGGTCCGAGTCTCTCTAGTGTTCCTCCTTTGGAAGCATTtactctgaaaataaaacaaccccctggtgttgtgttttgggATTTCTTTGGAGCAGAGGAATAACAGCCGAGCAAAAGTCCAGAGCTAATTATACCGCAGGAATTTTCTTAACAGGGAGAAATTGGCATAAAActagttttatttacattaaagaaTGAGTAAAGTTACAGCCTGTAGGGAAAGCCCCTTAAAGTTTTCAGATATGATACGATTTAGTCCCCTGATAGACGCATTGCATGTTTAAACGGCAACAAACGTTGCCTGTGACACCTCCAATGCTCTTTTCCCCAAGCAGACATAAATGATATTGGTTCTCTTCCAAGAAGAAAAGGCTTTGAAACTGGGCGAACCAAAAGGCAACAACATTTACAGGACCAGCATCCTTTGGGGCGGGCAATGAGGTGTACGTTGTGTAGCCTTAAATGGCTACATCTTCTAATTTGCCTGTAAAGTACAATATGAGGGCTCccagacagagtgtgtgtgattcCAGCACCGTTTCAGAAGAACTTAACACCTTTCCCATCATCCATTGTGATGATCTCGGCTTTGCCTTCTGTTTGTAAAGCCTGCAGCGAGCGAAGGAGCATCCAGTCCTCCAGACCATGGAACTCTGGGAAAACAAAGTAAAGTTTATcacataataacaataacagaaaGAAACTTTAATTATGTagcacataaaaaacacattgtgtCAATTCAAGGGCTGCATCCTTTGGAAGCTGCATTCAAAGACTAAAGTGCAGGAGCCTGACTGGACTTTCCCATTTCGAGGGCTCCTTCAACCAATGTGCCCTCCTTTTCCTGATCCAACATATCCCAAGATTCATTGTTTGGCAGTAATATGATCACTgtgcaaacaacacaaacaaagtgcTGAAGGATTTGATTTGGGTAAAAGGTTTTGCTCAGTTCAACAGATACAATTGTAAAAATCCTCCAACCTTACAAgctctagtgtgtgtgtgacaatgtTACATGTTCTCAAGGTGTCAGAAACCAAACTTTATGACGCAACATTAAAGGAAGGAACAGCTAGACCATCTCCTTCCAGTTTGGTCTTCTGAGTCTACGACAGatacttaaaaaaaagtttctagATCGCTTCCTCTAGCCTTTGCATCTGGACAAATTTAATACAAGGTGCTTCTAACATTTCTGTccataagccaaaaaaaaaaaaaaaagtatgcattacttcattaattcatcatttAAGGGAAGTCGGTGTTTCTTCCATTTTGTAAATTTAATGAACGTAGACTTTAACGAGGTCTGCACTTAACAGTTGCtaagtgattttaaaaaatatgtatattgATACTGATCGACATTTTAGCTTTGTAATGGTTCCATACCTTCACCTTCTGTGTCATCACCATTGGACAACTCATAAAGTGTGAACACAGAGTTGACCATCCCATTTTTGGAAAcctaaaatgtcagaaaacagaacaataatCACATtctggaaaaacataaaaaaaaaaaaaaaaaaacaggtgggtGAGATTTGGAGCACAAGTATAAACAGAGCTTTCAAAGGTTTGACAGACTCAGACAAGAAGCATGCTGGGTTCATGGTAAATCAACCAGCTGAGACTTACATATACATATGcatttatatacacacaaaaacacacacattttatgtattgtcatgttttgtgctttgctctgctccactctgtcctctgctgtgttttgattgatttattttgtactgAATGCTCTTTACTCTGATAAATTCTAGGCAATTGTATATTCATAACTGGAAAGCTGATGCATGAATAAGAAAAGTACCTGACTAAGGACTAATTATGACTACGATGATCCTGTTCTGATAGTGACAGACATTAACAGTAGCATAATGTACAACTACATCTATTCAGTAAAGTGAGTTaaggtgaactgtgatgcaTCAATGTCCTTGAATGATCAGGTTTTGAGTtgtattaaaattatattttgataGGTGAGTAAAGAGACAACTTGGCCACTAAAGACAATAACTTCTGTTATGCATTAAAGATATTTAACTATGGAATAAATCTGCAGCCATATATTAATTTCATACAAACTTTATGTGGCTCACAACACACTTGTCTTCCTGACACACTTGTCTGAACTCTCTGCTGAGCCACAATTTGGTTTCCTTTGTTCGTGaaagtggttgttggttttattttctgacaaatatttttagctCTCTCTTATTTATAGCTCTAAAGAACATTTTCTGCTCACCATTCATTCTTTATCGGCTCCAAAAATGATTggaaatgacagacagacaaacagcacagGGTGTCTCTTGGTGCCATGACTCACCCACTGGTAAATTAACTTGCCCCACTCCTCTGGTCGTCTCCACATGACTAAACATCGGGACTTGTTTTTATCCAACCACTCAAGGTTGCCTGAGGTCAGCCCAAAAACAAAGATACTGCAAGTTCAATACTAATAGAATAGAATCGCAGTGGGATGATGACATAATGATTCTTAATCTCCACTTAGCACAAACATCTAGACAGAACAAAATTTACCTTTTTTCCTCAGTTCCTCAAAAACAACTTGAATTGCTTCCATTGACAGTTTTCCTGGAGTTCAGTTAAgtgataaatatttgaatttcaaaaaCCCACTtctcattttatgtttaaagaATGAAGAAAACCTTGATTTACCACtgagaaaatataaacagaccCAAAGAGGTTAAAGGCTTTCAGTACGAATATTAACATGCTCACCCATCCTCTTATCTGATCTCTAACTTCAGTTGCTACATATATTAGCTATACCTAAACAAAAGCAATATGGTCAAATAGAACAGCCATGTTATAAATCCAACCTCCATGACACTTATGTTTACTTTAACTCATTGTTCGAGAGGCGGTGATTAAACACTT
Above is a genomic segment from Echeneis naucrates chromosome 19, fEcheNa1.1, whole genome shotgun sequence containing:
- the vps25 gene encoding vacuolar protein-sorting-associated protein 25 — translated: MSFEWPWQYNFPPFFTLQPNVDTRQKQLAAWCSLALSYCRHHKLYTLDVMEAQESPVFNNKKIERKLSMEAIQVVFEELRKKGNLEWLDKNKSRCLVMWRRPEEWGKLIYQWVSKNGMVNSVFTLYELSNGDDTEGEEFHGLEDWMLLRSLQALQTEGKAEIITMDDGKGVKFF